CGCCCACACGCCGGCGAGCCGGCGCACGGCCTCGTTCAGCCGCTCGACCGGCAGCGAGTAGGGCAGCCGCAGGAACCGCTCGAGCGTCCCGTCGACGCCGAAGCGTGAGCCGGGGACGATGGCGACCCCCGCCGGCAGCGCCATCAGCGTCAGCGGTGTCGACAGCGGCGCGTCCAGCTCGAGCCACAGCGACAGCCCACCCCGCGGCACGTTGGTGCGCCACTGCGGCAGCTCACGCGCGAGCGCGGCGACGAGCGCGTCGCGCTGTGGCCGCAGCTCGGCCAACCGCGTCGCGAAGATCTCGTCCAGGCGGCCGAACAGTTCCGCGGCGACGAGCTGGTCGAGCACCGCGCCGCCGAGGTCGATCGACGCGCGCAACGCGGCCAGCCGCGAGATCACCTCGGCTGAGGCGCGGATCCAGCCGATTCGCAGCCCACCCCACACCGGCTTGGACAGCGAGCCGATGCAGATGACGGACGGGTCTATCGCCGCGCAGGGCCGCTCGTCCGGCTCGAACCCGAGCCCGACGAAGGACTCGTCGATGACGACCGTCGTGCCGGTCTGGCGCGCGGTGCGCAACACAGCTCGGCGCGCGTCGGCGTCCATGAGCGCGCCGGTCGGGTTGTGGAAGTCGGGGATCAGGTAGGCGAGTCGGGGTGCGGTCTGGCGCAGCGTCGCGGTCACCTGGTCGATCTGCCAGCCCGCGCCGCCGGCGAGCGGAACCGGCACCACCCGCGCGCCGTTCGCCCGGATCGCATCCAGTGCGCCCGGGTAGGCGGGCAGGTCGGTGAGCACCCGGTCACCGGGGCCGGCGATAAGGCGTAGCAGCAGGTCGAGACTGTGCAGCGCGCCACTGGTGATCAGCACCTGGTCCGCGGACGTCGGGACGCCGCGGCCGGTGAACCGGTCCGCGACCGCCACACGTAGCACCGCCAGCCCGGCCGGGTCGTACCCGTCGGCGCGGGTGTACGGGCCGAGCGCGTCGGCCGCTGCGGCAATGGCCGGCGCGAGCACGCCCGGCGGCGCCGGCAGCGCAGCGCAGGACAGGTCGATCATGTCGTCGGCGGCGTCCGAACTGACCCAACGGGCCAGCGACGGGCGCGGGTGCGAGCCGGCCGGCAGGGTCACGTAGCTACCCGACCCGGTGCGACTGGCGAGGTACCCGCGCGAGCGCAGCGCGTCGTAGGCCGCGGTCACCGTCGCCCGGCTCACCTGAAGTGCGACGGCGAGCTCACGCTCGGACGGCAGCCTGGTCTCGGTGACCACTCGCCCGTCCAGCACGAGCGCGGTCACCGCGTCGCTGAGTGCCGAGTACACCGGTCCGGGCAGGGCGCGCAGGTCCGGCAGCAGGGCGGCCAGGGCGCGGCCGCCGAGGCGCGATACGGGAGCCATGCAGCCATCGTGCCACACAATGGTCTGGTCGCAGCCTGGCCACTGCCTCGCAATTGGACGGTGGAATTCGATAGACCGGACCGGCAGACTGGCGGACGTGACCCGAGATGGACTGCTGCGGCGGCTGGTGCAGCTCTATATTGGCCTGCTGATCTACGGTCTGGCCGGCGCGCTGCAGGTACGCTCCGGGCTCGGCCTGGACCCGTGGGACGTCTTCCACCAGGGCCTGTCCAAGCACATCGGGCTGGCCATCGGTACCACCTTGATCCTGGTCGGAGCGGCCGTGCTGCTGCTGTGGATCCCGCTGCGGCAGTTGCCCGGCCTGGGCACGCTGAGCAACGTGGTCCTGATCGGCGTCTCGATGAACGCCTCGCTCGCCTGGCTGCCGCACGTGCACGCAATGGTCTGGCGCATCGCCGACATGGTTATCGGCATCGTGCTGTGCGGCGTCGCGACCGGCATGTACATCGGCGCCCACTTCGGGCCGGGTCCGCGCGACGGCCTGATGACCGGGCTGGCACGCCGCACCGGCCGCTCGATCCGGCTGACCCGGACCTGCCTGGAAGTGACCGTGCTCGCGGTCGGCTGGCTGCTCGGCGGCACGGTCGGCATCGGCACCGTGCTGTTCGCCGCCAGCATCGGCCCGCTGGCTCAGCTGTTCATGCGGATCTTCGACACGAAGATCAGTCGAGATCGTCGTCCGAACGGGCCAGCCAGGTGGCGAACCGGTCGACGGCCACCTCGAACTCCGGGTGCAGATCCACGAACGTCTGCAGCCGCTCACCCAGCCATTCCAGGCTGACCCGCTCCGCGCCCCTGCGCTCGGTCAGCTCCTCGATGCCGCGGTCGGTGAAGTACATGCCTAATCCTCGTCAGCGTCATAACGCACGCCGAGTCGGCGGCGTGCGTCGTCGAGTATCTCCAGCACGCCGATCGTGTCCTCGAGCGGGGCGAGCAGGCTCTCGGTGGCGCCGGCGTGCAGGCACGACTCGACCTCGGCGATCTCCCAGTTGAACCCGTTGCCCTGCACCGGCGCGCCGGTGATCATCCGCTCGCCGGCGGCCGTGTGCACGGTCAGCGCGGTCGGGTGGTGCATGCGTCCTTCGAAGCGCACCCAGCCCGACGTCCCGGTCAGCAGCGCGGCGTAGGGGCTCTCGCTGATCGCGCTGCAGTACACCTGCGCGACCCGTCCGTCGTCGTAGCCCAGTTGCAGCGCCGCGGTCAGGTCGACGCCGGTCCGGCCGCGCGACCCGGCGACGTACACGCCGGCCGGGCGGCCGAGCAGCAGCCAGGCCAGGGTCACCGGGTAGACGCCGAGGTCGAGCAGCGCGCCGCCGCCGGCCGCGGGGTCGAACAGCCGCACGTCGCGGTCCGGGTCGAACGTCTTGGACAGGTCCGCCCGCAGCCCGACGACCTCACCCAGCTCGCCGGCGCGAACCAGCTCGGTTACCTGCCGGATCAGCGGATGCACCCGCATCCACATCGCCTCCATGCAGAACAAGCCGCGTTCGCGAGCCTCGGCCACGACCTCGCGTGCCTGCCGGGCGTTGAGCGTGAACGCCTTCTCGACGAGCACCGGCTTGCCCGCGCGCAGCGCCAGCAGCGCCTGCTCGTGGTGCTGCGCATGCGTGGTCGCGATGTAGACGACGTCGACGTCCTCGTCCTCGACCAGCTCTCGGTACGAGCCGTACGAGCGGGGGACACCGAGCCGGCCGGCGAACGCCGCTGCCCGGCCGCCGTCGCGCGCCGCCACCGCGGCGATGGCGCTGCCCGGCGCGGCGAGCAGGTCGCTGCCGAACTTCGCCGCAATGCCGCCGGCGCCGAGGATGCCCCAGCGGATCGGTGCCATCGCTTACGCGAACGCGGTCGCGACGACCTCGTGCTGCTGCCCCTCGTGCACGGTGAGCGAGCCGACCGCGGGCGAGGCCGACGCGCGCCGCGAGGCGCGCAGCAACGGCCGGCCGTCGAGGTGCTCGGGCAGGTTCAGCGCGATGAACGGCCAGGCGCCCTGGTTGGCCGGCTCTTCCTGCACCCAGACGAGTTCGGCGTTCGGGTACTTCGCCAGCTCGCCGCGCAGCTCCTCCGCGGGCAGCGGGTACAGCTGCTCGACGCGGACGATGGCGACGTCGGTGCGGTCCTGCTCCGCGCGCGCGTGGGCCAGGTCGTAGTAGACCTTGCCCGCGCACAGCAGCACGCGGCGCACCTGGGCCGGGTCGGCCGAGCTGTCGCCGAGAACGGGCTGGAACGAGCCGTCGGTGAACTCCTCCAGCGAGCTGACCGCCGCCTTGAGCCGCAGCAGCGACTTCGGCGTGAACGCGATCAGCGGCCGCCGCACCGGGGACAGGCCCTGGCGGCGCAGCAGGTGGAAGTAGTTGGCGGGCGACGAGCACAACGCCACCGTCATGTTGTTCTCGGCGGCGAGCTGCAGGAAGCGCTCCGGACGTCCGGACGAGTGGTCCGGGCCCTGGCCCTCCTGACCGTGCGGCAGCAACAGGGTGACGGCGGAGCGCTGGCCCCACTTGGCCTCGCCGGAGGAGATGAACTCGTCGATGATCGTCTGCGCGCCGTTGGCGAAGTCGCCGAACTGGGCCTCCCAGCACACCAGCGCGTCGTCGCGCACCACCGAGTAGCCGTATTCGAAGCCCATCGCCGCGTACTCGGACAGCAGCGAGTCGTAGGCCCAGAACGGCGCCTGGTCCGGCGACAGGTTGCGCAACGGCGTGTACTCCTCGCCGTCGTTGCGGTCGATCAGCGTGACGTGCCGCTGGGTGAAGGTGCCGCGGCGCGAGTCCTGTCCGGCCAGCCGGACCGCGCGCCCCTCCATGACCAGCGCGCCGAGCGCGAACAGTTCCGCCGTGGCCCAGTCGACGCCGCCGTTGCTGGCCATCGCCACGCGCCGGTCGATCTGCGCCTTGAGCCGCGGGTGGATGGTGAAGCCGTCCGGCAGGTTGGCGTAGGAGTCGGCGATCCGCTTGATCACCTCGAGCCCGACCGCGGTGATCACCCGCTGCGACGGTGAGACGTTCTCGATCTGCCGTTCGGGTGCGGCCTTGCCGGAGGAGTTGCGCGTCTCGACGAACACCTTCTCCAGCTGCGCCTGGAAGTCCTTCAGCGCTGCCTCGGCGTCCTCCAGGGTGATGTCGCCGCGGCCCACCAGCGCCTCGGTGTAAAGCTTTCGCACGCTGCGCTTGCCGTCGATGATGTCGTACATCAGCGGCTGGGTGAACGACGGGTTGTCCGCCTCGTTGTGGCCGCGGCGCCGGTAGCAGACCATGTCGATGACGACGTCCTTGCGGAACTCGCGACGGTACTCGACGGCGAGCTTCGCGACCCGCACGCACGCCTCCGGATCGTCGCCGTTCACGTGGAAGATCGGCGCGGCGATCATCCGCGCGATGTCGGTGCAGTAGAGCGAGGAACGCGAAGCGGACGGCGAGGTGGTGAAGCCGACCTGGTTGTTCACGACGACGTGCACCGTGCCGCCGGTGCGGTAGCCGCGCAGTTGGGACAGGTTCAGGGTCTCGGCCACCACGCCCTGCCCGGCGAACGCGGCGTCGCCGTGCATCATCAGCGGCAGCACCGAGTAGCCGTCCTCGCCCTTGTTGAGCAGGTCCTGCTTGGCCCGGACGATGCCCTCGAGCACCGGGTCGACGGCTTCGAGGTGCGACGGGTTCGCGGTGAGCGCGACCGCCACCTGCTTGCCGCTGGGCGCGTGGAACGTGCCCTCCGCACCGAGGTGGTACTTGACGTCGCCCGAGCCCTGCGCGGTGCCCGGGTCGATGTTGCCCTCGAACTCGTTGAAGATCTTGGCGTACGGCTTGCCGACGATGTTGGCCAGGACGTTGAGCCGGCCCCGGTGCGGCATGCCGATGACGACCTCGTCCAGGTCCTCGTCGGCGGCCTCGGCGAGCACCGCGTCCAGCAGCGCGATGACCGTCTCGGCGCCCTCGAGGCTGAACCGCTTCTGGCCGACGTACTTGGTCTGCAGGAACGTCTCGAACGCCTCGGCGACGTTGAGCCTGCCCAGGATGTGCAGTTGCTGCTCGCGCGAGGGCTGATCGTGCTTGACCTCGACGCGGGCCTGCAGCCAGGCCCGCTGCTCCGGGTCGGTGATGTGCATGTACTCGACGCCGACACGCCGGCAGTACGCGTCGCGCAGCACGCCCAGGACGTCGCGCAGCTTCATCAGCCGCTCGCCGGCGAAGCCACCGACGGGGAACTCGCGGTCCAGGTCCCACAGCGTCAGCCCGTGCTGGGTGATGTCCAGGTCCGGGTGGGTGCGGATCCGGAACTCCAGCGGGTCGGTGTCGGCCATCAGGTGGCCGCGGCTGCGGTAGGAGTTGATCAGCTCGATGACCCGGGCGTTCTTGTCGATCTGCCCCTCGTGCCTGGTCTCGCGGTCGACCATCCAGCGCACCGGCTCGTACGGGATCTTCAGCGCGGCGAAGATCTCGTCGTAGAACGCGTCGGAGAGCAGCAACTCGTGGATGCGGCGCAGGAACTCGCCGGACTGCGCTCCCTGGATGATGCGGTGGTCGTACGTCGACGTGAGCGTGATCGTCTTGCTGATGGCCCGCTCGGTCAGCGTCTCCTCACTCATCCCGCTGAACTCGGCCGGGTACTCCATCGCGCCGACACCGACGATCGTGCCCTGGCCGGCCATCAGTCGCGGGACGGAGTGGTTGGTGCCGATCGTGCCCGGGTTGGTCAGGCTGATCGTGGTGCCGGCGAAGTCGTCGGCGGTGAGCTTGCCCGCCCTGGCCCGCCGGATGATGTCCTCGTAGGCGTTCCAGAACGCGTGGAAGTCCATCGTCTCGGCGGCCCGGATCGCCGCGACGACGAGCGAGCGCGAGCCGTCCTTGCCGGGCAGGTCGATCGCCAGCCCGAAGTTGACGTGCTCGGGCACCAGCAGCGCCGGCTTGCCCCCCACCTCGGCGAAGGCGTTGTTCATCTCCGGGAAGTCGTGGACGGCCCGCACGACGGCGTAACCGATCATGTGCGTGAAGCTCACCTTGCCGCCGCGGGCCCGGCGCAGGTGATTGTTGATCACCACCCGGTTGTCGGCGAGAAGCTTGGCCGGCACCGCACGCACGCTCGTCGCGGTCGGGACCGTCAACGACGTGTTCATGTTGGCCACGACGCGGGCCGCGGCACCGCGTAGCGGCGTCGGCGACGGCGCGGAGCTCGGCTTGGCGGGCTCTGGCTTGGCGTCCGGCTTGGGGGCTGCGGCCGGCTTGGAAGCGGCGTCCGGCTCGGGTTCGGCTGCGGCCGGCTCGGGTCGGGCTGCGGATCGGGCTGGAGCCGCCGACCCCTCGGATTGCGCCGCCGCGGGCTTGCCGGCGGCCGCCTCCGAGCCGTTCGCCCGCGTGGGTGGCACAGTGGCGCTCGTCGCCGGGTCGGTACCGGGACCGGCGACCGCCGTGCCCGAGTCCGTGGCCGGTGCGACGGGGGTGCGGCTGCGTGTGTCCTGGGCGGCGGTGGTCGCCGCGGCGCCGGCGGGGCGGTAGTCGGCGAAGAAGTCGTGCCAGGCCTCGTCGACACTCGACGGATCGGACTGGTACCGCTCGTACAGCTCCTCGACCAGCCACTCGTTGGCGCCGAAGCTTCCGGCTGTCGAGGATGAGGTTTCGCTGCCTGTCGACTGGTCAGTCGTCGCCACTGTGTCCGGCCATTCTCGTGTCGTCATGCGTCCGCCTGGGGCAAACTTGCCAAACGTTGAGCCTACGCGTCGCGGCCGTCCGGGGCATGCAACGCGGGCCGATTGTGCGCCATCAGACGCGCACCACCGGGACCGGCGCGCGCCGCCGGTGTGGGGCGACCGCCGCAGGGGCATGCTGGGCGTATGCGCGCCGTGGTGCTCGCCCTGGCCCTGCTTCTGCTCGGCGGCTGCAGCAGCAGCGGTTCGCCGGGCCATCCCCGGCATGCGGATGCCGCCACGACCGGGACGCCGACCCCGGCCGCGCCACCGGCCGGCTCGCCGTCTTCCAGCCCGACGTCTTCCAGCCCGAGGTCTGCCAGCACGACGTCTTCTGGCACGACGTCTTCCGGCACACCCGCGCCGGCATCCGGTTCGGGCCCGGCCGGCAACGGGCTGCCGCGTCCGGCCCACGTCGTCGTGGTGGTCCTGGAGAACCACTCCTTCAGCGAGGTGATCGGCCGCACGCAGGCGCCCTTCATCGCCGGCCTGGCTCGCAGCGGCGCCGTGTTCACCCGCTTCTACGCGATCACGCACCCGAGCGAGCCCAATTACCAGGCACTGTTCTCCGGGTCGACCCAGGGGCTGACCAGCGACGCCTGCCCGGTGAACTACCGGGCGCCGAACCTGGGCAGCTCGCTGCTTGCGGCCAGGCGGACGTTCGTGGGTTACGCCGAATCACTGCCTCGGTCCGGGTTCACCGGGTGCACCAGCGGCGCGTACGCCCGCAAGCACTGCCCGTGGATCAACTTCGACCTCCCGGCCCGGGTGAGCCTGCCGATGACCGCGTTCCCGCGCGATCTCGCGGCCCTGCCGACTGTCTCGTTCGTGATCCCGAACCTGCAGCACGACATGCACGACGGCACGCTCGCGCAGGCGGACAGTTGGTTGCGTGCGCACCTCGGTGGGTACGCACGATGGGCGCGCGCGCACAACAGCCTGCTGATCGTGACCGCCGACGAGGACGACCGAAGTGCGGGGAACCAGATCCCGACGATCATCAGCGGGGCGCACGTGCGTGCCGGGCACTACGCGCGGCACTACACGCTCTACTCGCTGCTGCGAACCATCGAGGACATGTACGCGCTGCCGCACCTGGGCAACGCGCGGACGGCAGCCACGATCACCGGCTCCTGGTCGTGATCAGCGCAGTGTGCACAGCGCAGATCAGGATGAGCCGGACAGCTCCGGGATCACGCGCCGCTCGAACAGCTCCACGCTGCCGCGGTCGTAGGCGAAGTCGACGAAGTTGCCGATCGCATAGGACAGTCCGAGCTGCTCGGCCTCGCGCAGCCGCTCGATGATCAGCTCCGGGGTACCGACGAGCGGACCGGTCTCGAACATCTTCTTGTACCGCTCGAGCTGATCGGCCGGGACCAGCGCCTCGTAGTGCGCGACGATCCAGGCCAGCTTGTCCTTGACGTCCTTGTCGGTCTCGCCGATCACGACGTTGTAGTTGCCGGAGCGCACGATCTCGCCGAAGTCGCGGCCCAGGTCGCGGCAGTGCTCGGCGAGGACGTCGGACTTGTGCCGGAACACCTCGGGGGTCGCGTCGAAGTTGGTGTACTGCGCGTACTCGGCCGCGATGCGCAGGGTCTTGCGCTCGCCGCCGCCGGCGATCCACAGCGGGATGCCGCCGTCCTGTAGCGGCAGCGGCCGGCAGATCGCGCCGTCGACCTGGTAGTGCTTGCCGGCGAACGTGGCCACCCCGGCGGTCCAGGCCTGGATCATGATCTGCACGCCCTCGTCCAGCATGGCGAGCCGTTCCCCGGCGCTGGGGAACCCGTACCC
This genomic stretch from Jatrophihabitans cynanchi harbors:
- the yczR gene encoding MocR-like transcription factor YczR; the encoded protein is MAPVSRLGGRALAALLPDLRALPGPVYSALSDAVTALVLDGRVVTETRLPSERELAVALQVSRATVTAAYDALRSRGYLASRTGSGSYVTLPAGSHPRPSLARWVSSDAADDMIDLSCAALPAPPGVLAPAIAAAADALGPYTRADGYDPAGLAVLRVAVADRFTGRGVPTSADQVLITSGALHSLDLLLRLIAGPGDRVLTDLPAYPGALDAIRANGARVVPVPLAGGAGWQIDQVTATLRQTAPRLAYLIPDFHNPTGALMDADARRAVLRTARQTGTTVVIDESFVGLGFEPDERPCAAIDPSVICIGSLSKPVWGGLRIGWIRASAEVISRLAALRASIDLGGAVLDQLVAAELFGRLDEIFATRLAELRPQRDALVAALARELPQWRTNVPRGGLSLWLELDAPLSTPLTLMALPAGVAIVPGSRFGVDGTLERFLRLPYSLPVERLNEAVRRLAGVWAQLDRSGAPHRQLVVA
- the yczE gene encoding membrane protein YczE; protein product: MADVTRDGLLRRLVQLYIGLLIYGLAGALQVRSGLGLDPWDVFHQGLSKHIGLAIGTTLILVGAAVLLLWIPLRQLPGLGTLSNVVLIGVSMNASLAWLPHVHAMVWRIADMVIGIVLCGVATGMYIGAHFGPGPRDGLMTGLARRTGRSIRLTRTCLEVTVLAVGWLLGGTVGIGTVLFAASIGPLAQLFMRIFDTKISRDRRPNGPARWRTGRRPPRTPGADPRTSAAAHPAIPG
- a CDS encoding Gfo/Idh/MocA family protein — its product is MAPIRWGILGAGGIAAKFGSDLLAAPGSAIAAVAARDGGRAAAFAGRLGVPRSYGSYRELVEDEDVDVVYIATTHAQHHEQALLALRAGKPVLVEKAFTLNARQAREVVAEARERGLFCMEAMWMRVHPLIRQVTELVRAGELGEVVGLRADLSKTFDPDRDVRLFDPAAGGGALLDLGVYPVTLAWLLLGRPAGVYVAGSRGRTGVDLTAALQLGYDDGRVAQVYCSAISESPYAALLTGTSGWVRFEGRMHHPTALTVHTAAGERMITGAPVQGNGFNWEIAEVESCLHAGATESLLAPLEDTIGVLEILDDARRRLGVRYDADED
- a CDS encoding multifunctional oxoglutarate decarboxylase/oxoglutarate dehydrogenase thiamine pyrophosphate-binding subunit/dihydrolipoyllysine-residue succinyltransferase subunit, whose product is MTTREWPDTVATTDQSTGSETSSSTAGSFGANEWLVEELYERYQSDPSSVDEAWHDFFADYRPAGAAATTAAQDTRSRTPVAPATDSGTAVAGPGTDPATSATVPPTRANGSEAAAGKPAAAQSEGSAAPARSAARPEPAAAEPEPDAASKPAAAPKPDAKPEPAKPSSAPSPTPLRGAAARVVANMNTSLTVPTATSVRAVPAKLLADNRVVINNHLRRARGGKVSFTHMIGYAVVRAVHDFPEMNNAFAEVGGKPALLVPEHVNFGLAIDLPGKDGSRSLVVAAIRAAETMDFHAFWNAYEDIIRRARAGKLTADDFAGTTISLTNPGTIGTNHSVPRLMAGQGTIVGVGAMEYPAEFSGMSEETLTERAISKTITLTSTYDHRIIQGAQSGEFLRRIHELLLSDAFYDEIFAALKIPYEPVRWMVDRETRHEGQIDKNARVIELINSYRSRGHLMADTDPLEFRIRTHPDLDITQHGLTLWDLDREFPVGGFAGERLMKLRDVLGVLRDAYCRRVGVEYMHITDPEQRAWLQARVEVKHDQPSREQQLHILGRLNVAEAFETFLQTKYVGQKRFSLEGAETVIALLDAVLAEAADEDLDEVVIGMPHRGRLNVLANIVGKPYAKIFNEFEGNIDPGTAQGSGDVKYHLGAEGTFHAPSGKQVAVALTANPSHLEAVDPVLEGIVRAKQDLLNKGEDGYSVLPLMMHGDAAFAGQGVVAETLNLSQLRGYRTGGTVHVVVNNQVGFTTSPSASRSSLYCTDIARMIAAPIFHVNGDDPEACVRVAKLAVEYRREFRKDVVIDMVCYRRRGHNEADNPSFTQPLMYDIIDGKRSVRKLYTEALVGRGDITLEDAEAALKDFQAQLEKVFVETRNSSGKAAPERQIENVSPSQRVITAVGLEVIKRIADSYANLPDGFTIHPRLKAQIDRRVAMASNGGVDWATAELFALGALVMEGRAVRLAGQDSRRGTFTQRHVTLIDRNDGEEYTPLRNLSPDQAPFWAYDSLLSEYAAMGFEYGYSVVRDDALVCWEAQFGDFANGAQTIIDEFISSGEAKWGQRSAVTLLLPHGQEGQGPDHSSGRPERFLQLAAENNMTVALCSSPANYFHLLRRQGLSPVRRPLIAFTPKSLLRLKAAVSSLEEFTDGSFQPVLGDSSADPAQVRRVLLCAGKVYYDLAHARAEQDRTDVAIVRVEQLYPLPAEELRGELAKYPNAELVWVQEEPANQGAWPFIALNLPEHLDGRPLLRASRRASASPAVGSLTVHEGQQHEVVATAFA
- a CDS encoding alkaline phosphatase family protein; amino-acid sequence: MRAVVLALALLLLGGCSSSGSPGHPRHADAATTGTPTPAAPPAGSPSSSPTSSSPRSASTTSSGTTSSGTPAPASGSGPAGNGLPRPAHVVVVVLENHSFSEVIGRTQAPFIAGLARSGAVFTRFYAITHPSEPNYQALFSGSTQGLTSDACPVNYRAPNLGSSLLAARRTFVGYAESLPRSGFTGCTSGAYARKHCPWINFDLPARVSLPMTAFPRDLAALPTVSFVIPNLQHDMHDGTLAQADSWLRAHLGGYARWARAHNSLLIVTADEDDRSAGNQIPTIISGAHVRAGHYARHYTLYSLLRTIEDMYALPHLGNARTAATITGSWS
- a CDS encoding LLM class F420-dependent oxidoreductase, which produces MRFGIFLPQGWRLDLAGIAPADQWPTMRGLARSVDAGPWESLWVYDHFHTVPVPTEEATHEAWTLMAALGASTERIRLGQMCTCMAYRNPAYLAKVAATVDHVSGGRLEMGIGAGWYEHEWRAYGYGFPSAGERLAMLDEGVQIMIQAWTAGVATFAGKHYQVDGAICRPLPLQDGGIPLWIAGGGERKTLRIAAEYAQYTNFDATPEVFRHKSDVLAEHCRDLGRDFGEIVRSGNYNVVIGETDKDVKDKLAWIVAHYEALVPADQLERYKKMFETGPLVGTPELIIERLREAEQLGLSYAIGNFVDFAYDRGSVELFERRVIPELSGSS